One window from the genome of Synechococcus sp. PROS-7-1 encodes:
- a CDS encoding allophycocyanin subunit alpha-B: MSVVRDLILKADDDLRYPSSGELNSIVEFLSQGSVRLSVVRILSDNEKKIVDESARQLFSLRPEYVAPGGNAYGQKQRAQCLRDYSWYLRLVTYGVLAGSTEMIEQIGLVGAREMYNSLGVPMPGMVDAMRAMREASLVLLSDDQQRLAGPYFDFLIQGMQTST, from the coding sequence ATGAGCGTTGTAAGGGATCTGATCCTCAAAGCCGATGACGATCTGCGCTATCCAAGCAGCGGCGAGCTGAACTCGATTGTGGAGTTTCTCAGCCAAGGATCCGTTCGTCTCTCAGTGGTACGGATCCTGTCTGACAACGAGAAGAAGATTGTTGACGAATCGGCTCGGCAATTATTCAGTCTTCGCCCTGAGTATGTCGCTCCCGGCGGTAACGCCTACGGTCAGAAACAGCGTGCCCAATGCCTAAGGGATTACAGCTGGTATCTGCGGCTTGTGACCTATGGCGTTCTTGCCGGTAGCACCGAGATGATTGAACAGATCGGTCTGGTCGGCGCACGCGAGATGTACAACAGCCTTGGCGTTCCTATGCCTGGAATGGTGGATGCCATGCGAGCTATGCGTGAAGCTTCTTTAGTTCTTCTCTCCGATGATCAACAGAGACTTGCGGGACCCTATTTTGATTTTCTGATTCAGGGAATGCAGACCAGCACCTGA
- the rlmD gene encoding 23S rRNA (uracil(1939)-C(5))-methyltransferase RlmD, with the protein MTSRPDSPMPGLTITVQGEDLDQQGRGIARWNGWVVTVPELIPGEDARVQLLQRQRRLWHGKKIQSIQPSPDARRPPCILAHVCGGCTLQHISVDAQNHWKQENLIATLQRIGGVSALVGPLISPEVESLGYRNRALIPMQRDEGGLRLGYYRRGSHRIVNLNHCPVLDPRLDALIEPIKNDLAMTDWPIDSDLRGKPGLRHLGLRIGMRTGQVLISLVAATDRLPGLEQLAAQWMQRWPQLKGVTLNVQPKRSNTVLGDQTLCIEGHDGIEEHFCGLSLELGTTTFFQVNTERAEQVVAMIRDWIKASAPSASVIDAYCGIGTIALPLAAAGLNVLGLEINRASVVQAQENARRNGLENACFLDGDVAEHLQKLLPIHQVLVVDPPRKGLTPAVLQIILAIPPAFLIYQSCDPATLARDLQQLTGPDGPYRIEQIQPVDFFPQTSHLECLVMMVRVNSEAPPQTA; encoded by the coding sequence ATGACATCACGCCCTGATTCACCAATGCCAGGCCTGACCATCACGGTTCAGGGAGAGGATCTCGATCAGCAGGGACGGGGAATCGCTCGCTGGAATGGCTGGGTGGTCACGGTGCCAGAACTCATTCCTGGGGAGGACGCCAGAGTTCAGTTGTTGCAACGGCAGCGACGGCTATGGCACGGCAAAAAGATCCAGAGCATTCAACCCTCACCCGATGCCCGACGACCGCCGTGCATCCTTGCCCATGTCTGTGGCGGATGCACTCTCCAGCACATCAGCGTTGATGCGCAGAACCATTGGAAACAGGAGAACCTCATCGCAACCCTTCAACGAATCGGGGGTGTCTCGGCCTTGGTTGGGCCCTTGATCAGTCCTGAGGTTGAGTCCCTCGGCTATCGCAATCGAGCGCTGATTCCGATGCAACGTGACGAAGGAGGACTTCGGCTCGGCTACTACCGCCGAGGCAGTCACCGCATCGTCAACCTGAATCACTGTCCCGTTCTCGACCCGCGGCTGGATGCCTTGATTGAGCCCATCAAGAACGATCTGGCCATGACCGACTGGCCGATCGATTCTGATTTGAGAGGTAAGCCGGGTCTCCGGCATCTCGGACTGCGCATTGGCATGCGAACCGGTCAGGTTCTGATCTCGCTTGTTGCAGCAACTGATCGCCTTCCTGGACTGGAGCAACTCGCTGCGCAGTGGATGCAGCGTTGGCCACAGTTGAAGGGGGTCACCCTGAATGTGCAACCCAAGCGCAGTAACACCGTGCTTGGTGATCAGACCCTCTGCATTGAGGGGCATGACGGGATTGAAGAGCACTTCTGCGGGCTATCGCTGGAGCTCGGAACCACCACGTTCTTTCAGGTGAATACCGAACGGGCGGAGCAGGTTGTCGCGATGATTCGCGACTGGATCAAGGCTTCAGCTCCGTCAGCCAGCGTGATCGATGCCTACTGCGGCATCGGAACCATCGCCCTGCCCTTGGCCGCCGCAGGATTGAACGTGCTCGGTCTGGAAATCAATCGAGCCTCCGTGGTCCAGGCCCAAGAGAATGCTCGCCGCAATGGGCTTGAAAACGCTTGCTTCCTTGATGGCGACGTCGCTGAACATCTGCAGAAATTGCTGCCAATCCATCAAGTGCTTGTTGTCGACCCTCCCAGAAAGGGCCTGACCCCGGCGGTCTTGCAGATCATTCTGGCGATTCCACCTGCCTTCCTGATTTATCAGAGCTGCGACCCCGCGACTCTGGCAAGAGATCTGCAGCAACTGACGGGGCCTGATGGGCCCTATCGGATTGAACAGATCCAGCCTGTGGATTTCTTCCCCCAAACCTCCCATCTGGAATGTTTGGTCATGATGGTTCGCGTCAACTCCGAAGCTCCACCTCAAACTGCTTGA